The proteins below are encoded in one region of Methanobacterium sp.:
- the acsC gene encoding acetyl-CoA decarbonylase/synthase complex subunit gamma, whose product MAVTAMDVYRLLPKTNCAKCGEASCMAFATKLSEKETDLELCTQLAADEMDKLVDLLAPAVKEITIGKGDKAILVGGDEVLYRYELTYYNQTPLVIDISDDMDDAAFEERVKKIEDTQFERTGELLTLDAIALRNKSGDASKFKEAAAKLKNSSLALVLCSFDADAMKAALEVVGDERPLIYGATENNIEQMASLALEYDCPIALFVPNDLEKMKELSRTLRTKGVNDIILDPGTYVDAGIGDTLDDFIMIRRLAVEERDEDFRFPILGVPALTWLNSEEDEINTAIKEATIAATLINKYADMMIIHGTEIWELIPVLTLRQSLYTDPRKPQAVDAGVYEFGEVNEDSPVALTTNFALTYYTVEGDLKSGKANCYLLVLDTEGRAVDVSVAGSQFNGKAVADLIKETGIEDKVKTRKMVIPGLGAPVSGEIEDDSGWEVVVGPRDSSALADFLKEKV is encoded by the coding sequence ATGGCCGTTACTGCAATGGATGTTTACAGATTACTTCCAAAAACAAACTGTGCAAAATGTGGAGAGGCATCATGTATGGCCTTTGCCACCAAACTCTCAGAAAAGGAAACAGATCTTGAATTATGTACACAGCTTGCAGCAGATGAAATGGATAAGCTTGTAGATTTACTTGCCCCTGCTGTAAAGGAAATAACAATTGGTAAAGGTGATAAAGCCATACTTGTAGGTGGAGATGAAGTTCTTTACCGGTATGAATTAACTTATTACAATCAAACACCTCTTGTAATTGATATAAGTGATGATATGGATGATGCTGCTTTTGAAGAGAGGGTTAAAAAGATTGAAGATACTCAATTTGAAAGAACAGGAGAACTGCTAACACTTGATGCCATAGCACTTAGAAACAAATCTGGAGATGCTTCAAAATTCAAAGAAGCAGCTGCAAAACTTAAAAATTCCAGTTTAGCTCTTGTATTATGTTCTTTTGATGCTGATGCCATGAAGGCAGCTTTAGAAGTTGTAGGGGATGAACGCCCTTTAATTTATGGTGCAACTGAAAATAACATAGAACAGATGGCATCATTAGCACTTGAATACGACTGTCCAATTGCACTCTTTGTTCCAAACGACCTTGAAAAAATGAAAGAACTTTCAAGGACATTAAGGACTAAAGGAGTTAACGACATTATTCTTGATCCAGGTACATATGTAGATGCTGGAATTGGAGATACTTTAGATGATTTTATCATGATAAGAAGACTTGCTGTGGAAGAAAGGGATGAAGATTTCAGATTCCCAATCTTAGGAGTTCCAGCACTCACATGGCTCAACAGTGAAGAAGATGAAATTAATACAGCGATTAAAGAGGCCACAATAGCAGCAACACTAATAAATAAGTATGCTGATATGATGATTATCCACGGAACCGAAATATGGGAACTAATTCCTGTCTTAACACTTAGACAAAGCTTATACACTGATCCAAGGAAACCTCAAGCAGTAGATGCAGGAGTATACGAGTTTGGTGAAGTGAATGAAGATTCACCAGTTGCTCTAACCACAAACTTTGCTCTTACATACTATACTGTTGAAGGAGATTTAAAATCCGGAAAAGCAAATTGCTACCTTCTTGTGCTTGATACAGAAGGAAGAGCCGTGGATGTATCAGTTGCAGGTAGTCAGTTTAATGGAAAAGCTGTAGCAGACTTAATAAAAGAGACCGGTATTGAAGATAAAGTAAAAACCAGAAAAATGGTAATTCCAGGTCTCGGAGCTCCTGTAAGTGGTGAAATTGAAGATGATAGTGGATGGGAAGTTGTCGTAGGGCCCAGAGATTCATCAGCACTTGCAGATTTCCTTAAAGAAAAAGTATAA
- the cdhD gene encoding CO dehydrogenase/acetyl-CoA synthase subunit delta: MDKMTQLLKLLENTDTIELNEFRMDFEELELNIMPAIQQVVQTAQKQAQQAEIVREAILAGEFKPPIHDYPGEVAEVQLGAGTRKPVFLGGQKALYRFEEPQPNPPVVTFDVFDIPMPGLPRPIREHFEDVMEHPGDWAKKAVKDFGANMVTIHLIGTGPKVMDKTPQQAAADIEEVLQAVDVPLVIGGSGDPQKDPVVLEAAAAAAEDERCLLASANLDLDYRKVAKAAVDYNHAVLSWAITDINMQKTLNKYLMKEGLTQNDIVMDPTTCALGYGIEFSIDVITRTRLAALKGDSDLQMPMSSGTTNAWGSREAWMKKDEWGPTDYRGPIWEIVTGLTMMLCGVDIFMMLHPQSVKMLREIGETFTKEYMTTEVPDISNWVTQLE, encoded by the coding sequence TGACACAACTTCTTAAACTGCTTGAAAATACAGATACCATAGAATTAAATGAGTTCAGGATGGACTTTGAAGAACTTGAACTCAATATAATGCCTGCAATCCAGCAAGTTGTTCAAACTGCTCAAAAGCAAGCTCAACAGGCTGAGATTGTTAGAGAAGCCATACTGGCAGGGGAATTCAAACCACCGATTCATGACTACCCTGGTGAGGTAGCAGAAGTTCAGCTTGGTGCTGGAACAAGAAAGCCAGTATTTTTAGGAGGACAAAAAGCTCTATACAGGTTTGAAGAGCCGCAACCAAATCCCCCCGTTGTAACCTTCGATGTTTTCGATATTCCAATGCCAGGACTACCAAGGCCAATTCGAGAACACTTTGAAGATGTAATGGAACATCCCGGGGATTGGGCTAAAAAGGCTGTGAAAGACTTCGGTGCTAACATGGTAACAATCCACCTTATTGGAACTGGCCCAAAGGTCATGGATAAAACTCCTCAACAGGCCGCAGCAGATATAGAAGAAGTTCTACAGGCTGTAGATGTACCATTAGTAATAGGAGGTTCAGGAGACCCTCAAAAAGACCCCGTAGTACTCGAAGCAGCCGCAGCTGCTGCAGAAGATGAAAGATGTCTTCTTGCATCAGCAAACCTTGACCTTGACTACAGAAAAGTAGCAAAAGCTGCAGTAGACTATAATCATGCCGTTCTTTCATGGGCAATTACCGATATAAACATGCAGAAAACTCTTAACAAGTACCTTATGAAGGAAGGATTAACTCAAAATGACATAGTAATGGATCCTACAACCTGTGCACTTGGTTACGGAATTGAATTTTCAATTGACGTTATAACCAGAACAAGACTTGCTGCACTTAAGGGAGATTCAGATTTACAGATGCCGATGTCTTCAGGAACAACCAATGCATGGGGTTCTCGTGAAGCATGGATGAAAAAAGATGAATGGGGACCTACAGATTACAGAGGTCCAATCTGGGAAATTGTAACCGGATTAACAATGATGCTCTGTGGTGTTGATATTTTCATGATGCTGCATCCACAGTCAGTAAAAATGCTAAGAGAAATTGGAGAGACATTTACAAAAGAATATATGACCACAGAAGTTCCTGATATCTCAAACTGGGTCACACAACTTGAATAA
- a CDS encoding 4Fe-4S dicluster domain-containing protein, translating into MKTLMVIDPRMCSECKDCISACEKEHGTARAKKSSSIPIFCLQCHPDKAPCARICPTGAIQEENGSLKVNEDACILCRLCLIACPIGIIAIDEDKKSAQKCTLCMETDGILPACVEACKDNVLKVFSIKELEELKKDISFAEILSETLKASQGKF; encoded by the coding sequence ATGAAAACATTGATGGTAATAGACCCGAGAATGTGTTCAGAATGCAAAGACTGCATCAGCGCATGTGAAAAAGAACATGGAACTGCAAGGGCAAAAAAAAGCAGTTCTATTCCAATTTTTTGCCTGCAATGCCACCCAGATAAAGCTCCATGTGCCCGAATATGCCCAACAGGAGCAATACAGGAGGAGAACGGCTCACTTAAGGTTAATGAAGATGCATGTATTCTCTGCAGACTCTGTCTGATTGCATGCCCCATAGGAATAATAGCAATTGACGAAGACAAAAAATCAGCGCAGAAATGCACCCTGTGCATGGAAACCGATGGAATTCTACCTGCATGTGTTGAAGCATGTAAAGACAACGTTTTAAAAGTATTCTCAATTAAAGAACTTGAAGAACTGAAAAAAGACATTTCATTTGCTGAAATTTTAAGCGAAACACTGAAAGCATCCCAGGGTAAGTTCTAA